A window of Paenibacillus sp. 19GGS1-52 contains these coding sequences:
- the metE gene encoding 5-methyltetrahydropteroyltriglutamate--homocysteine S-methyltransferase has product MTNKVKVSNLGYPRIGKNREWKKTLEAFWSGKTDEATFRSEMAGIQLQHLLTQKEAGIELIPVNDFTFYDHVLDTAVMFGIVPPRYDYDGGDIPLELYFGMARGNARATACEMTKWFNTNYHYIVPEIGRQTPRLTENKPLAAYRFAQEQAGIEGKPVIVGLYTFLKLSKGFPSTAIADVAERFLPVYVQLLQELEAEGVAWVQIDEPAIVSGLTKDDQSLLESIYQTIAAAVPGLNIMLQTYFEAAEPLEVLFKLPVQGLGLDFVHDGGANLESIQRLGWPQDKWLGAGIIDGRNIWRSDLDAKLQLVEKLAAHVALDHMILQPSSSLLHVPVTVQGEDKLKLTVKNALAFAEEKLAELTLIGAAVSGGEASAAALAASREALAAFRALPERARQDVADQVRGLASLPDNRSLPFAERVKVQQQKWQLPVLPTTTIGSFPQTVEVRQARLKWRKGVWNQERYDLFIRKQIEEAITFQEDLGLDVLVHGEFERTDMVEFFGEKLAGYLFTRNGWVQSYGSRCVKPPVIYADIAFIEPMTVKESVYAQSLTKLPVKGMLTGPVTILNWSFVRDDLSREAVANQIALALRHEVLALENAGIEMIQVDEPAIREGLPLKAEDREHYLHWAVKSFRIATNLVKDTTQVHTHMCYSEFNDMIDSISAMDADVISIETSRSHGELIVSFEEQEYDKGIGLGVYDIHSPRVPGVEEMTSNIDRALRVLNPEQFWINPDCGLKTRGWQETEGALRNMVQAAIIAREKTKVGSR; this is encoded by the coding sequence ATGACGAACAAGGTGAAAGTAAGCAATCTCGGCTATCCGAGAATCGGCAAGAACCGGGAGTGGAAAAAGACACTGGAAGCGTTCTGGTCCGGCAAGACGGATGAAGCCACGTTCCGTTCCGAAATGGCGGGGATACAGCTCCAGCATTTATTGACTCAAAAGGAAGCGGGAATTGAGCTTATTCCGGTCAATGATTTTACCTTCTATGATCATGTATTGGATACGGCGGTTATGTTCGGCATCGTGCCTCCGCGCTATGATTATGATGGTGGCGACATCCCGCTTGAACTTTATTTTGGCATGGCACGTGGCAATGCGAGAGCGACAGCTTGCGAAATGACAAAATGGTTCAATACGAACTATCATTATATAGTTCCAGAGATTGGCCGGCAAACACCGCGCCTGACCGAGAATAAACCGTTGGCCGCCTACCGCTTCGCCCAAGAGCAGGCGGGGATTGAAGGCAAACCTGTAATTGTAGGACTGTATACCTTCTTAAAACTGTCCAAAGGTTTCCCGTCCACTGCAATTGCGGACGTTGCCGAACGTTTTCTTCCTGTGTATGTGCAACTGCTGCAAGAGCTTGAGGCAGAAGGTGTAGCCTGGGTTCAGATCGATGAACCAGCCATAGTTAGCGGGTTAACTAAGGATGACCAAAGCCTGCTGGAGAGCATTTATCAGACCATTGCAGCCGCTGTACCGGGCTTGAATATTATGCTCCAGACCTATTTCGAAGCTGCTGAACCGTTGGAGGTACTGTTTAAGCTTCCGGTGCAAGGTTTAGGTCTCGACTTCGTACACGATGGAGGCGCGAACCTTGAATCCATTCAACGTCTGGGTTGGCCGCAGGATAAATGGCTGGGTGCCGGCATTATTGATGGACGCAACATTTGGCGCTCGGATCTGGATGCCAAGCTGCAGCTTGTGGAGAAACTGGCTGCCCATGTTGCCCTTGACCACATGATTCTACAACCCTCTTCCAGCTTGCTGCATGTGCCGGTAACGGTACAAGGTGAGGATAAGCTGAAGCTGACGGTGAAGAACGCCTTAGCCTTCGCCGAGGAGAAACTGGCCGAGCTAACTTTGATCGGCGCTGCTGTAAGTGGCGGGGAAGCTTCCGCCGCTGCACTTGCCGCTAGTCGCGAAGCGTTGGCTGCTTTCCGCGCCCTTCCGGAACGTGCTCGGCAGGATGTGGCCGACCAAGTCCGCGGACTTGCGTCTCTGCCGGATAACCGCAGTTTACCTTTCGCAGAGCGCGTCAAGGTTCAGCAGCAGAAGTGGCAGCTTCCGGTGCTGCCGACAACAACCATTGGCAGCTTCCCGCAGACAGTGGAGGTACGCCAAGCCCGGCTGAAATGGCGCAAAGGCGTCTGGAATCAGGAGCGCTATGATTTGTTCATCCGCAAACAGATTGAGGAAGCCATCACCTTTCAGGAGGACTTGGGTCTGGATGTACTAGTTCATGGGGAATTCGAACGCACCGACATGGTGGAGTTCTTCGGTGAGAAGCTGGCGGGTTATTTGTTTACACGTAACGGCTGGGTTCAGTCCTACGGCTCCCGTTGTGTTAAACCTCCGGTGATCTACGCTGATATTGCTTTTATTGAACCTATGACCGTAAAAGAAAGCGTGTATGCCCAGTCCCTCACAAAGCTTCCGGTAAAAGGGATGCTCACCGGTCCGGTTACCATTCTGAACTGGTCGTTCGTGCGTGATGACCTGAGCCGCGAAGCAGTAGCGAACCAGATTGCGCTGGCCTTGCGCCATGAAGTTCTGGCGCTGGAGAATGCGGGCATAGAAATGATTCAGGTCGATGAACCAGCCATTCGTGAAGGGCTGCCCTTGAAGGCTGAGGACCGAGAGCATTATCTACATTGGGCGGTGAAGTCGTTCCGCATTGCGACGAACCTTGTCAAGGATACTACGCAGGTACATACCCATATGTGCTATAGCGAATTTAATGATATGATCGATTCGATTTCGGCTATGGATGCCGATGTAATATCGATTGAAACCTCCCGCAGTCATGGGGAGCTGATTGTCAGCTTTGAGGAGCAGGAATATGATAAAGGCATCGGCCTTGGTGTATATGATATTCACAGCCCGCGCGTTCCCGGCGTAGAAGAAATGACTTCGAATATTGACCGCGCCCTGCGGGTGCTAAATCCGGAGCAGTTCTGGATTAATCCGGATTGTGGTCTCAAAACGCGTGGCTGGCAAGAAACTGAAGGTGCACTGCGCAACATGGTGCAGGCTGCAATTATCGCGCGAGAGAAAACAAAAGTCGGTAGCCGCTAA